Proteins from a genomic interval of Candidatus Woesearchaeota archaeon:
- a CDS encoding site-specific DNA-methyltransferase, producing the protein MVIKKRDYSNWTQQEFVDEIEHLRKQKTYGLVFDREKIKEEFDYFMNFDGENAKEIFNPEFQKKFPLLKEVSSKHIVNNEEESNNLLIEGDNYHSLITLNFTHQKQIDVIYIDPPYNTGNKDFIYNDKYVDREDSFRHSKWLNFMEKRLKLARNLLKNSGMILISIDDNEQAQLKILCDEIFGEENFIANIPTIMNLKGNQDQFGFAGTHEYTLVYSRNKTQCNIGHFKLEDEELDEWKEDEYGYFKTGAIKAGGVNGPRHKRPNLYFPIFIKLDNSLYVTDDNKPLSKKDDIIYPISDNKEMSWRWSKDKIKKQPFDIIVKRDKNNKIILARKVRPSIGDMPTKKPKSIFYKAEYSSGNGTNLLKKMFNEKIFNNPKPLELIKDFIKLTSKKNSIILDFMAGSGTTGHAVLELNKLDNGNRKFILCTNNENNICKDVCYPRISKVINGYKDNKGNNIEGLGGNLRYFKTDFVDSEITDENKKKIVDKSTEMICIRENAFEKIENNDEFKIFKNNKFNLGIIFEDYCIEDFIKIAKTIPGKFKVYCFTLDGSLDLNEFREIRDRVKLSPIPEAILHIYRRIIKE; encoded by the coding sequence ATGGTTATAAAAAAAAGAGATTATAGTAATTGGACACAACAAGAATTTGTAGATGAAATTGAACATTTAAGAAAACAAAAAACTTATGGTTTGGTTTTTGATAGAGAAAAAATTAAAGAAGAATTTGATTATTTTATGAATTTTGATGGTGAGAATGCAAAAGAAATATTTAATCCTGAATTTCAAAAAAAATTTCCATTACTTAAAGAAGTTTCAAGTAAACATATAGTTAATAATGAAGAAGAATCAAATAATTTATTAATTGAAGGAGATAATTATCATTCATTAATTACTTTAAATTTCACACATCAAAAACAAATAGATGTTATTTATATAGATCCACCCTATAATACTGGAAACAAAGATTTTATTTATAATGATAAATATGTGGATAGAGAAGATTCTTTTAGACATAGTAAATGGCTTAATTTCATGGAAAAAAGATTAAAATTGGCTAGAAATTTATTAAAAAATTCAGGAATGATACTTATTTCTATTGATGATAATGAACAGGCTCAATTAAAAATTTTATGTGATGAAATATTTGGAGAAGAAAATTTTATTGCAAATATTCCTACAATTATGAATCTCAAAGGAAATCAAGACCAATTTGGTTTTGCTGGAACTCACGAATATACTTTAGTCTATTCAAGAAATAAAACTCAATGCAATATAGGTCATTTTAAACTTGAAGATGAAGAATTAGATGAATGGAAAGAAGATGAATATGGATATTTTAAAACTGGAGCAATTAAGGCTGGCGGAGTAAATGGACCTAGACACAAAAGACCAAATTTATATTTTCCAATATTTATTAAATTAGATAATTCACTTTATGTTACAGATGATAATAAACCTCTTTCTAAAAAAGATGATATTATCTATCCTATTTCAGACAATAAAGAAATGAGTTGGAGATGGAGTAAAGATAAAATAAAAAAACAACCTTTTGACATAATTGTTAAAAGAGATAAAAATAATAAAATTATCTTGGCTAGAAAAGTAAGACCTAGTATTGGTGATATGCCTACTAAAAAACCAAAATCTATATTTTATAAAGCAGAATACAGTAGTGGTAATGGGACTAATTTGTTGAAAAAAATGTTTAATGAAAAAATATTTAATAATCCTAAACCATTAGAGTTAATTAAAGATTTTATTAAATTAACTTCAAAAAAAAATTCAATAATCTTAGACTTTATGGCAGGTTCAGGAACGACAGGACACGCCGTTTTAGAATTAAATAAATTAGATAATGGAAATAGGAAATTTATTTTATGCACTAATAATGAAAATAATATTTGTAAAGATGTATGTTATCCAAGAATAAGTAAAGTTATTAATGGATATAAAGATAATAAAGGAAATAATATTGAAGGTTTAGGTGGAAATTTAAGATATTTTAAAACCGATTTTGTTGATTCTGAAATAACTGATGAAAATAAAAAAAAGATTGTTGATAAATCAACTGAAATGATTTGCATAAGGGAAAATGCTTTTGAAAAAATTGAAAATAATGATGAATTTAAAATTTTTAAAAACAATAAGTTTAACTTAGGAATTATATTTGAAGATTATTGTATAGAAGATTTTATTAAAATAGCAAAGACAATACCTGGTAAATTTAAGGTTTATTGTTTCACATTAGATGGAAGTTTAGACTTAAATGAATTTCGAGAAATTAGAGATAGAGTCAAATTATCTCCAATTCCTGAAGCAATTTTACATATTTATAGGAGGATAATTAAAGAATGA